The Candidatus Mycolicibacterium alkanivorans genome contains a region encoding:
- a CDS encoding Rv3235 family protein, producing MPSVVPVVDYEPPTLHEPGPVCLLRPRAAWSPQRVAPPVDAPPMRAAGGFADAALRRVLEVIDRRRPLSQLRPLLAAGLVDSLLPAVAHHDRRSAARLRRVRVQPASADGTAAEVAAVYTRDERVRAIACRVEQVTTPTGLRWQVVALHIG from the coding sequence ATGCCCAGCGTCGTTCCCGTCGTCGACTACGAGCCGCCCACGCTGCACGAACCCGGCCCGGTGTGTCTGCTGCGCCCGCGGGCCGCCTGGTCACCGCAACGGGTCGCACCACCCGTCGACGCGCCCCCGATGCGGGCCGCGGGCGGGTTTGCCGACGCGGCCCTGCGGCGGGTGCTCGAGGTGATCGATCGTCGGCGACCGCTGTCCCAGCTGCGCCCGCTGCTGGCCGCCGGACTGGTCGACTCGCTGCTGCCCGCGGTGGCCCATCACGACCGGCGCAGCGCGGCACGCCTGCGCCGGGTCCGGGTACAGCCGGCCAGCGCCGACGGCACGGCCGCCGAGGTGGCCGCGGTCTATACCCGCGACGAGCGGGTGCGCGCGATCGCCTGCCGAGTTGAGCAGGTCACGACGCCCACCGGGCTGCGCTGGCAGGTCGTCGCTCTGCACATCGGCTGA
- the secA gene encoding preprotein translocase subunit SecA, which translates to MLSKLLRLGEGRMVKRLKGVADYVNTLSDDVAQLTEAELRAKTDEFKKRVTGGEDLDDLLPEAFAVAREAAWRVLSQRHFDVQVMGGAALHFGNVAEMKTGEGKTLTCVLPAYLNALSGKGVHVVTVNDYLARRDSEWMGRVHRFLGLDVGVILAQMTPEERRAAYAADITYGTNNEFGFDYLRDNMAHSVEEMVQRGHNYAIVDEVDSILIDEARTPLIISGPADGASHWYSEFARIAPLMEKDVHYEVDIRKRTVGVHELGVEFVEDQLGIDNLYEAANSPLVGYLNNCLKAKELFQRDKDYIVRNGEVLIVDEFTGRVLVGRRYNEGMHQAIEAKENVEIKAENQTLATITLQNYFRLYDKLAGMTGTAETEAAELHEIYKLGVVQIPTNRGMIRKDQTDLIYKTEEAKYIAVVDDVVERYEKGQPVLIGTTSVERSEYLSRQFQKRRVPHNVLNAKYHEQEAGIIAEAGRRGAITVATNMAGRGTDIVLGGNVDFLVDKRLRERGLDPVETPDEYEAAWHEELPKVKAEAAEEAEDVIAVGGLYVLGTERHESRRIDNQLRGRSGRQGDPGESRFYLSLGDELMRRFNGATLESLLTRLNLPDDVPIEAKMVTRAIKSAQTQVEQQNFEIRKNVLKYDEVMNQQRKVIYEERRRILEGENLQQQAHDMLVDVVTAYVNGATAEGYSEDWDLEQLWTALKQLYPVGIDHHDLIDSDAVGEPGELTREELLDALVADAEKAYAAREAEIEVLAGEGAMRQLERNVLLNVIDRKWREHLYEMDYLKEGIGLRAMAQRDPLVEYQREGYDMFMGMLDGVKEESVGFLFNVQVEAVPQAPTVAPVQTPQGLADLAAPQDEEVAGRHAAPAALRAKGIDDEDSRQLTYSGPAEDGSAEVKRNGGGKHAAPAGGSRKERREAARQRAKDEKTLRRG; encoded by the coding sequence GTGCTGTCGAAGTTACTGCGCCTTGGTGAAGGTCGCATGGTCAAGCGCCTCAAGGGGGTGGCTGACTACGTCAACACCTTGTCCGACGACGTAGCGCAGCTCACCGAGGCCGAGCTGCGGGCCAAGACCGACGAGTTCAAAAAGCGCGTTACCGGCGGCGAAGACCTCGACGACCTGCTGCCCGAGGCCTTCGCCGTCGCCCGCGAGGCGGCCTGGCGGGTGCTGTCGCAGCGCCACTTCGACGTCCAGGTCATGGGTGGTGCGGCCCTGCACTTCGGCAACGTCGCCGAGATGAAGACCGGTGAGGGTAAGACGCTGACCTGTGTGCTGCCCGCCTACCTCAACGCGCTGAGCGGCAAGGGCGTGCACGTCGTCACCGTGAACGACTACCTGGCCAGACGCGACAGCGAGTGGATGGGCCGCGTGCACCGCTTCCTGGGCCTGGACGTCGGGGTGATCCTGGCCCAGATGACGCCCGAAGAGCGGCGTGCCGCCTACGCCGCCGACATCACCTACGGCACCAACAACGAGTTCGGCTTCGACTACCTGCGCGACAACATGGCCCATTCGGTGGAAGAAATGGTGCAGCGCGGCCACAACTACGCCATCGTCGACGAGGTCGACTCCATCCTCATCGACGAGGCCCGCACCCCGCTGATCATCTCCGGCCCGGCCGACGGTGCCTCGCACTGGTACAGCGAGTTCGCCCGCATCGCGCCGCTGATGGAGAAGGACGTCCACTATGAGGTCGACATCCGCAAACGCACCGTCGGCGTGCACGAGCTGGGCGTGGAGTTCGTCGAGGACCAGCTCGGTATCGACAACCTCTACGAGGCGGCCAACTCGCCGCTGGTCGGCTACCTCAACAACTGCCTGAAGGCCAAGGAGCTCTTCCAGCGGGACAAGGACTACATCGTCCGAAATGGCGAGGTCCTGATCGTTGACGAGTTCACCGGCCGCGTGTTGGTGGGCCGGCGCTACAACGAGGGCATGCACCAAGCCATCGAGGCCAAGGAGAATGTGGAGATCAAGGCCGAGAACCAGACGCTGGCCACGATCACCCTGCAGAACTACTTCCGGCTCTACGACAAGCTCGCCGGCATGACCGGTACCGCCGAGACCGAGGCCGCCGAGTTGCACGAGATCTACAAGCTCGGCGTGGTCCAGATCCCGACGAACCGCGGGATGATCCGCAAGGACCAGACCGACCTCATCTACAAGACCGAGGAAGCCAAGTACATCGCCGTCGTCGACGACGTGGTGGAGCGCTACGAGAAGGGCCAGCCGGTCCTGATCGGCACCACCAGCGTCGAGCGCTCGGAGTACCTGTCTCGGCAGTTCCAGAAGCGGCGCGTCCCGCACAACGTCCTCAACGCCAAGTACCACGAGCAGGAGGCCGGCATCATCGCCGAGGCCGGCCGGCGCGGCGCGATCACGGTGGCCACCAACATGGCCGGCCGCGGCACCGACATCGTGCTCGGCGGCAACGTCGACTTCCTGGTCGACAAGCGGCTGCGCGAGCGGGGCCTGGACCCGGTTGAGACCCCCGACGAGTACGAGGCCGCCTGGCACGAGGAGCTGCCCAAGGTCAAGGCCGAAGCCGCCGAGGAGGCCGAGGATGTCATCGCCGTCGGTGGCCTCTACGTGCTGGGCACCGAGCGTCACGAGTCCCGCCGTATCGACAACCAGTTGCGCGGCCGTTCCGGGCGCCAGGGCGACCCGGGTGAGTCGCGGTTCTACCTGTCGCTGGGTGACGAGCTCATGCGGCGCTTCAACGGCGCGACGCTGGAGTCGCTGCTGACCCGACTCAACCTGCCCGATGACGTGCCGATCGAAGCCAAGATGGTCACCCGCGCGATCAAGAGCGCGCAGACCCAGGTCGAGCAGCAGAACTTCGAGATCCGCAAGAACGTCCTCAAGTACGACGAGGTGATGAACCAGCAGCGCAAGGTCATCTACGAGGAGCGCCGCCGGATCCTCGAAGGGGAGAACCTGCAGCAGCAGGCCCACGACATGCTGGTCGACGTCGTCACCGCCTACGTCAACGGCGCCACTGCCGAGGGCTATTCCGAGGACTGGGATCTCGAGCAGCTGTGGACCGCACTCAAGCAGCTCTACCCGGTGGGCATCGACCACCACGACCTGATCGACTCCGACGCCGTCGGCGAACCCGGCGAACTGACCCGCGAAGAGCTGCTCGACGCGCTGGTCGCGGACGCTGAAAAGGCATATGCCGCGAGGGAAGCCGAGATCGAGGTGCTGGCCGGCGAGGGTGCCATGCGGCAGCTCGAGCGCAACGTGCTGCTCAACGTCATCGACCGCAAGTGGCGCGAGCACCTCTACGAGATGGACTACCTCAAGGAAGGCATCGGCCTGCGGGCCATGGCGCAGCGCGACCCGCTGGTCGAGTACCAGCGCGAGGGCTACGACATGTTCATGGGCATGCTCGACGGCGTGAAGGAGGAGTCGGTCGGCTTCCTGTTCAACGTCCAGGTCGAGGCCGTGCCGCAGGCACCGACAGTCGCCCCGGTCCAGACTCCGCAGGGCCTCGCCGACCTTGCCGCGCCGCAGGATGAGGAGGTCGCCGGGCGACATGCCGCTCCGGCAGCTCTGCGCGCCAAGGGTATCGACGACGAGGACTCGCGCCAGCTGACTTACAGTGGCCCGGCCGAGGACGGTTCGGCCGAGGTGAAGCGCAACGGTGGCGGCAAGCACGCCGCCCCGGCCGGCGGCAGCCGCAAGGAGCGCCGGGAGGCCGCGCGGCAGCGCGCCAAGGACGAGAAGACGCTGCGTCGGGGCTAG
- the hpf gene encoding ribosome hibernation-promoting factor, HPF/YfiA family produces the protein MSTQSVNADQLTDADESSETDSSADVQVTGRNVEVPDHYRVYVAQKLARLERFDRSIYRFDVELEHEPNRRQRKNCQHVEITARGRGPVVRGEGCADSFYGAFEAAVHKLDNRLRRSKDRRKVHYGDKTPVSLHQATAVIDAAEAFSPNNDSASAVDEQLVDDHEPGRIVRTKEHPAQPMTVDDALYEMELVGHDFFLFHDKESDRPSVVYRRHAYDYGLIRLA, from the coding sequence ATGTCAACACAATCCGTGAACGCCGATCAGCTGACCGACGCCGACGAATCCTCCGAGACCGACTCCAGCGCCGACGTCCAGGTGACGGGTCGCAACGTCGAGGTCCCCGACCACTACCGCGTCTACGTTGCCCAGAAGCTCGCTCGCCTTGAGCGGTTCGATCGCTCGATCTACCGCTTCGACGTCGAGCTCGAGCACGAACCCAACCGTCGCCAGCGCAAGAACTGCCAGCACGTCGAGATCACCGCGCGGGGACGCGGCCCCGTCGTCCGCGGTGAGGGCTGCGCCGACAGCTTCTACGGCGCCTTCGAGGCTGCGGTCCACAAGCTCGACAACCGGCTGCGCCGCAGCAAGGACCGGCGCAAGGTGCACTACGGCGACAAGACCCCCGTCTCGCTGCACCAGGCCACCGCGGTGATCGACGCCGCCGAGGCGTTCTCGCCCAACAACGACTCTGCGTCTGCCGTCGACGAGCAGCTGGTCGACGACCACGAGCCCGGCCGCATCGTGCGCACCAAGGAGCACCCGGCCCAGCCCATGACGGTCGACGACGCGCTCTACGAGATGGAGCTGGTGGGACACGACTTCTTCTTGTTCCACGACAAGGAGTCGGATCGTCCCTCAGTGGTCTACCGTCGCCACGCCTACGACTACGGCTTGATCCGGCTCGCGTAG
- a CDS encoding ComF family protein produces the protein MLDLVLPRECGGCGAPSTTWCDTCAATLAVKSDEPHLVTPRVDPGVPVFALGRCAGPRRQAIVALKEHGRGDLVVPLARALALGVHQLLCWGIIDTPFTIVPAPTRASAARRRGGDPVTRIATAATTNHPLIAVVAALRTRALVRDSVGLTSAARERNLRGRVRIARRVHGPVLLVDDIVTTGATAREAVRTLRTAGTHVTAVLTLAHA, from the coding sequence ATGCTCGACCTCGTCCTGCCGCGCGAGTGCGGAGGCTGCGGCGCGCCGTCGACCACGTGGTGCGACACCTGCGCGGCAACCCTGGCCGTGAAGTCCGACGAACCCCATCTCGTCACCCCACGCGTCGACCCGGGCGTGCCTGTCTTCGCCCTCGGCCGCTGTGCCGGCCCCCGCCGGCAGGCCATCGTCGCCCTCAAGGAGCACGGCCGCGGCGACCTCGTCGTCCCGCTGGCCCGAGCCCTGGCCCTCGGTGTCCATCAGTTGCTCTGCTGGGGCATCATCGACACCCCGTTCACGATCGTCCCGGCGCCCACTCGCGCCTCGGCCGCCCGCCGCCGCGGCGGTGATCCCGTCACCCGCATCGCCACTGCCGCGACCACGAACCACCCGCTCATCGCCGTCGTCGCGGCCCTGCGCACCAGGGCACTGGTCCGCGATTCGGTCGGGCTGACCAGCGCGGCGCGCGAGCGCAATCTGCGCGGCCGGGTGCGGATCGCCCGGCGGGTGCACGGTCCGGTTCTCCTGGTCGACGACATCGTGACCACCGGCGCCACGGCCCGGGAAGCGGTCCGAACGCTTCGGACGGCAGGGACGCACGTGACGGCTGTGCTGACCCTCGCGCACGCATGA
- a CDS encoding Imm61 family immunity protein gives MRSEIGVTSQFELWAEKAGYSVTESSSEDGRAIVWNSGGEIRYFIGKGAEEWIVVTSSERMGKEEFVLASPLPDLIERKFLAIFARLVRSHSGLVRLSRPTSTAHLAAGYSVGVQHFWGKDRRTLIDSQGRVIAVVSGGELVGTVNAVELSLFASHTSDAIVQSMMDPAGKPLFSVRNG, from the coding sequence ATGAGAAGTGAAATTGGCGTAACCTCACAATTCGAGCTGTGGGCGGAGAAGGCAGGATACAGCGTCACCGAGTCGTCATCGGAAGACGGTCGTGCCATAGTTTGGAACTCGGGCGGTGAGATCCGCTATTTCATTGGCAAAGGAGCCGAAGAATGGATCGTGGTCACGAGTTCCGAACGCATGGGCAAGGAGGAGTTCGTGCTGGCTTCGCCGCTTCCCGACCTGATCGAACGGAAATTCTTGGCTATTTTCGCCAGACTGGTTAGATCCCACAGTGGCTTGGTGCGTTTGTCGCGCCCAACATCCACCGCCCATCTCGCAGCTGGCTACTCTGTTGGTGTACAGCATTTCTGGGGGAAGGACCGTCGCACCCTGATCGATTCGCAGGGTCGTGTGATTGCTGTCGTAAGCGGCGGTGAGCTGGTCGGCACCGTGAACGCGGTTGAGTTGTCATTGTTTGCGTCGCATACATCGGATGCGATCGTTCAGTCGATGATGGATCCCGCTGGCAAACCGTTGTTTTCGGTGCGGAACGGATAG
- a CDS encoding glycohydrolase toxin TNT-related protein (This protein contains a domain related to Tuberculosis Necrotizing Toxin, which is the C-terminal effector domain of outer membrane channel protein CpnT, and which has a lethal NAD+-glycohydrolase activity.) — translation MAAARNGLVNLGEGVRVSAHNYSLGEAQSDVSGRAHPLPVPAASGPISASPPPSAVGAGDAAPAGFGWVAKYIGMIWPNGDSGRLRAAGAAWTAAGTQLVVTETAAGAPLGIIGGQQIPEAEAMGQAFAASIDGAVQIMNQCTTMAAQLTAYAAKIDAVKGAIIDLLSRICDPMTGFKQVWDVLTGEDEDEIKQIANDIETVVDNFKAETAALALEMSAAMAAAETVATAMGEYAAKEWNQFLHGTDVGQVVDQDLRFVNGVVGQAGDLLKDNWKYGPFRAMTQPDRWFEDWENTVTGMAPLVGLGGGGAPGVGESWKQVGKEVSHWDLWSKDPAEAAGRTAFDVGTLFAPGGGVGAAGKATHGAAEAAEAAGRAAPHVADASPQVLKEVAKGAESTLPPPVHVPAPAGGAPRPLPDGPAKPASPDAARPKPAAPPPAEPRSAPVTSAGPHGPTERAPSAAGTAEHEAPVEGPKPTGEPGAPTLEPAPSRAGSEAPSSASLPESAPSQASGARGAAGHSPDAPSGGHTPSPYSDAQSAGHPAATPHDGGAGNGGGPLHGDNDRSHPTHGDSSSHETGEKPTDPVHSHEPAGQGWERQDNYDPVDPTYGEPLEQHWEFVDNPVDPERINPQVAELIADPSAPFGRAPDGHAFTAAEYAERFNKFGPDGQHWSRFPNNAGAVQHSIVEFDDLPAFQSHFGLKLDRIGDDNGKFLAVMLDGHPATWEERALHVDSLQKGYYSYTIENLPPGWKIEASEAARGLGQPGGSIQIRFVDESNEVVTIDQLTEELGVLNEK, via the coding sequence ATGGCCGCGGCGCGCAACGGCCTGGTTAATCTTGGTGAGGGAGTGCGGGTTTCGGCGCACAACTACTCGTTGGGCGAAGCCCAGTCGGATGTGTCGGGCCGAGCGCACCCGCTGCCGGTGCCGGCGGCCTCGGGTCCGATCAGCGCATCACCCCCTCCCTCGGCGGTGGGCGCGGGGGATGCCGCGCCGGCGGGCTTCGGCTGGGTGGCCAAATACATCGGGATGATCTGGCCCAACGGTGACTCCGGGCGGCTGCGGGCCGCCGGAGCGGCGTGGACGGCGGCCGGGACGCAGCTGGTGGTCACCGAGACCGCTGCCGGGGCACCGTTGGGAATCATTGGGGGCCAACAGATCCCCGAAGCCGAGGCGATGGGTCAGGCTTTTGCGGCGTCGATCGACGGCGCGGTGCAGATCATGAATCAGTGCACCACCATGGCCGCGCAGCTGACGGCCTACGCCGCCAAGATCGACGCCGTCAAAGGGGCCATCATCGACCTGTTGAGCCGGATCTGCGATCCGATGACCGGGTTCAAGCAGGTGTGGGATGTCCTCACCGGTGAGGACGAGGACGAGATCAAGCAGATCGCCAATGATATCGAGACGGTGGTCGACAACTTCAAAGCCGAGACAGCGGCGCTGGCCTTGGAGATGTCGGCAGCGATGGCCGCGGCCGAGACCGTGGCCACGGCGATGGGCGAATATGCCGCCAAGGAGTGGAACCAGTTCCTGCACGGCACCGATGTCGGGCAGGTGGTCGACCAGGATCTGCGTTTCGTGAATGGCGTTGTGGGCCAAGCCGGTGACCTGCTCAAGGACAACTGGAAATACGGACCGTTCCGGGCGATGACCCAGCCCGATCGGTGGTTCGAGGACTGGGAGAACACCGTCACCGGAATGGCCCCGCTGGTCGGCCTCGGCGGTGGCGGCGCTCCGGGCGTCGGTGAATCGTGGAAACAGGTCGGAAAGGAAGTCAGCCACTGGGATCTGTGGTCGAAGGATCCGGCCGAGGCGGCCGGTCGCACCGCGTTCGACGTCGGCACACTCTTCGCGCCGGGCGGCGGTGTCGGGGCTGCGGGCAAGGCGACGCACGGTGCGGCCGAAGCGGCGGAGGCGGCGGGCAGAGCGGCGCCGCATGTTGCCGACGCTTCCCCCCAGGTGCTCAAGGAGGTGGCCAAGGGTGCCGAGTCGACGTTGCCACCTCCCGTGCACGTGCCGGCACCGGCGGGTGGTGCGCCTCGTCCGCTGCCCGACGGGCCTGCGAAGCCGGCTTCTCCCGATGCGGCGCGGCCGAAGCCCGCTGCGCCGCCGCCGGCCGAGCCCAGATCGGCGCCTGTCACGAGTGCGGGGCCGCACGGGCCGACGGAACGCGCCCCGAGCGCGGCCGGCACGGCGGAACACGAAGCTCCGGTGGAGGGGCCGAAGCCAACCGGCGAGCCTGGCGCCCCCACGCTTGAGCCTGCCCCGTCTCGGGCGGGCTCCGAGGCTCCGTCGTCGGCATCGTTGCCGGAGTCAGCCCCATCACAGGCCTCCGGGGCGCGAGGTGCAGCGGGCCATTCCCCGGATGCACCATCAGGTGGACATACGCCATCACCGTATTCGGACGCGCAAAGTGCAGGCCATCCGGCGGCGACGCCCCATGACGGTGGCGCGGGAAATGGTGGTGGGCCGCTGCACGGCGATAACGATCGCTCGCATCCGACACACGGCGACTCGAGTAGTCACGAAACCGGTGAAAAACCTACCGATCCGGTTCACTCGCATGAGCCAGCGGGTCAGGGCTGGGAGCGTCAAGACAACTACGATCCCGTCGACCCGACCTATGGAGAGCCCCTTGAGCAGCATTGGGAGTTCGTAGACAATCCGGTCGATCCTGAACGTATCAATCCGCAAGTGGCCGAATTGATCGCAGATCCATCAGCTCCCTTTGGTCGCGCACCAGACGGACACGCTTTCACGGCCGCCGAGTATGCGGAGAGATTCAACAAATTCGGACCCGACGGTCAACACTGGTCGCGTTTTCCCAACAACGCGGGTGCGGTGCAACACAGCATCGTTGAGTTCGACGACTTGCCAGCGTTTCAATCGCATTTCGGGCTCAAACTGGACCGCATCGGTGACGACAACGGCAAGTTTCTTGCAGTCATGTTGGATGGCCATCCGGCGACCTGGGAAGAGCGAGCATTGCATGTCGATTCCCTGCAGAAGGGCTACTACAGCTACACCATCGAGAACTTGCCGCCTGGTTGGAAGATCGAAGCATCTGAGGCCGCCCGCGGCTTGGGTCAGCCAGGAGGATCAATTCAGATCCGCTTCGTCGACGAATCGAATGAAGTTGTCACAATCGACCAGCTTACGGAAGAGCTAGGGGTCCTCAATGAGAAGTGA
- a CDS encoding WXG100 family type VII secretion target translates to MAEAFSVDPQSLSEALAEMADFQRTAESLLAEIEATVARLHGTWTGQAAAAHAEAHRSWTLGAGLMQEALKRLYGVGDTAHANYTGVMQTNQSMWS, encoded by the coding sequence GTGGCTGAGGCGTTTTCAGTCGACCCGCAATCGCTGTCCGAGGCGCTGGCCGAGATGGCCGACTTTCAGCGGACCGCCGAAAGTCTGCTCGCCGAGATCGAGGCGACCGTCGCGAGGTTGCACGGCACGTGGACGGGGCAGGCGGCTGCCGCGCACGCCGAGGCACACCGGTCGTGGACACTTGGCGCGGGGTTGATGCAGGAGGCATTGAAGCGTCTGTACGGTGTCGGCGATACGGCGCACGCCAACTACACCGGCGTCATGCAGACCAACCAGAGCATGTGGTCCTAG
- a CDS encoding WXG100 family type VII secretion target: protein MSGDLRVEPAALVGTCESLSGAAEHLLGRLKSLDGAVTSMLTGWQGCSGRAFGDAWRMWHQGADEVEKALAIMADLLGQAAKGFESHEQAGVEQLRGVCGG, encoded by the coding sequence GTGAGTGGGGACCTTCGTGTCGAACCGGCCGCTCTGGTGGGGACGTGTGAGTCGCTGTCCGGTGCCGCCGAGCATCTGCTGGGCCGGTTGAAATCGCTGGACGGTGCCGTCACGTCGATGCTGACGGGCTGGCAAGGCTGCTCGGGCAGAGCCTTCGGGGATGCGTGGCGAATGTGGCATCAGGGCGCCGACGAGGTGGAGAAGGCGCTGGCGATCATGGCCGATCTGCTCGGGCAGGCGGCGAAAGGGTTCGAGTCCCACGAGCAGGCCGGCGTCGAGCAGCTGCGCGGAGTCTGCGGTGGCTGA
- a CDS encoding VOC family protein, whose translation MIRQIGYIVSDFEQTIDGRVQLGVGPWCVMRGIAMSCLYRGEPCSVTLTIGFANSGDLQLEVIHQDDDTPSIYPEFTDAGGEGYHQLIAGVATLSRHFCRWCA comes from the coding sequence GTGATCCGCCAAATCGGCTACATCGTCAGCGATTTCGAGCAGACGATTGACGGCCGGGTGCAGTTGGGTGTCGGTCCCTGGTGCGTCATGCGGGGCATCGCCATGTCCTGTCTGTATCGGGGTGAGCCATGCTCGGTGACGTTGACCATCGGCTTCGCCAATAGCGGCGACCTGCAGCTCGAGGTTATTCACCAGGACGACGACACCCCGTCGATCTACCCAGAGTTCACCGATGCCGGTGGTGAGGGCTACCACCAGCTCATCGCAGGGGTAGCGACGCTGTCGCGACATTTCTGCCGCTGGTGTGCGTAA
- the lpqB gene encoding MtrAB system accessory lipoprotein LpqB, with amino-acid sequence MRRLLAMLMVGLVAAVAGGCAGVPNSSAPQAIGTVERPQPKSLPKPTPGMDPDQLLREFLKATADPANRHLAARQFLTVSASNSWDDQGSALLIDQVVFVETRSPDRVSVTMKADILGSLSDVGVFETADGQLPDPGPIELLQTPDGWRINKLPNGVFLDWQQFQATYKRATLYFVDPTGKTVVPDPRYLAVSDADQLATELVSKLIGGPRPEMANTVRNLLGPPLKMIGPVTRADGGKTGIGRGYGGARIELENLTTTDPHSRQLLAAQIIWTLARADIKGPYVINADGAALDDRFADGWNTTDVAATDPGAVDGASAGVHALVGGAMVSLDGQRATPVPGSFGAMSGQSAAALSRTGRDIAAVVTLRPGAPDMASSLWIGPNGGAAAQATDSRSLTRPSWALDDAVWVVVDGNSVVRVIQEEASGQPARIPVDSAAVMSRFPGAITELQLSRDGTRAAMVINGQVILAEIEQTPVGEFALTYARRLGFGLGSSVVSLSWRTGDDMVVTRTDPAHPVSYVNLDGVNSDGPSGNLVMPVSSVAANPSAVYVSDARGVLQLSGTTAENGQSWSDVRPFMIPGAVPVLPG; translated from the coding sequence ATGCGCCGGTTGCTGGCCATGTTGATGGTCGGACTGGTTGCGGCGGTGGCGGGGGGATGCGCAGGAGTACCGAATTCGTCGGCCCCGCAGGCCATCGGAACCGTCGAGCGGCCGCAGCCCAAGAGTCTGCCCAAGCCCACCCCCGGCATGGACCCCGACCAGTTGTTGCGCGAATTCCTCAAGGCCACCGCCGATCCGGCCAACCGCCACCTCGCGGCCCGGCAGTTCCTCACCGTGTCGGCATCGAACTCCTGGGACGACCAGGGCAGCGCGTTGCTGATCGACCAGGTGGTGTTCGTCGAAACACGTTCTCCGGACCGGGTTTCGGTGACGATGAAAGCCGACATTCTGGGCTCGCTGTCAGACGTCGGCGTGTTCGAGACGGCCGACGGACAACTTCCCGACCCCGGTCCGATCGAGTTGCTGCAGACCCCCGACGGCTGGCGGATCAACAAGCTGCCCAACGGGGTGTTCCTGGACTGGCAGCAGTTCCAGGCCACCTACAAGCGTGCCACCCTGTATTTCGTCGATCCCACGGGCAAGACTGTGGTGCCCGATCCCCGCTATCTGGCGGTCTCCGATGCCGATCAGTTGGCCACCGAACTGGTGAGCAAGCTGATCGGCGGACCGCGTCCGGAGATGGCCAATACCGTGCGCAACCTGCTCGGCCCGCCGCTGAAGATGATCGGCCCGGTGACCCGCGCTGACGGCGGTAAGACCGGCATCGGTCGAGGCTACGGCGGCGCCCGCATCGAGCTGGAGAACCTGACCACCACCGATCCGCACAGTCGGCAACTGCTTGCCGCACAGATCATCTGGACCCTGGCCCGGGCCGACATCAAGGGCCCCTACGTCATCAACGCCGACGGCGCGGCACTCGACGATCGGTTCGCCGACGGCTGGAACACCACCGACGTCGCGGCCACCGATCCGGGTGCAGTCGACGGCGCCTCGGCCGGCGTACATGCGCTGGTCGGCGGCGCCATGGTGTCGCTGGACGGCCAGCGGGCGACCCCGGTGCCCGGATCGTTCGGCGCGATGAGCGGCCAGTCGGCGGCGGCGCTGTCGCGCACCGGCCGCGATATCGCCGCGGTGGTGACGCTGCGCCCCGGCGCGCCGGACATGGCGTCGTCGTTGTGGATCGGCCCCAACGGCGGGGCCGCCGCGCAGGCCACGGATTCCCGGTCGCTGACCCGGCCGTCGTGGGCCCTCGACGACGCCGTGTGGGTGGTGGTGGACGGCAACAGCGTGGTGCGGGTGATCCAGGAGGAGGCCTCGGGCCAGCCCGCTCGCATCCCGGTGGATTCCGCCGCGGTGATGTCGAGGTTCCCCGGCGCGATCACGGAGTTGCAGCTGTCCCGTGACGGAACCCGGGCGGCGATGGTGATCAACGGGCAGGTGATACTCGCCGAGATCGAGCAGACCCCGGTCGGTGAATTCGCGCTGACCTATGCGCGCCGGCTGGGTTTCGGCCTGGGCTCCTCTGTGGTGTCACTGTCCTGGCGCACCGGTGACGACATGGTGGTCACCCGCACCGATCCCGCCCACCCGGTGTCCTATGTGAACCTCGACGGCGTGAACTCCGACGGGCCTAGCGGCAACCTGGTGATGCCCGTGTCATCCGTTGCGGCCAACCCCTCCGCGGTCTACGTCTCCGACGCCAGGGGAGTGTTGCAGCTGTCGGGCACCACTGCGGAGAACGGCCAATCCTGGTCGGATGTAAGGCCTTTCATGATTCCGGGCGCCGTTCCGGTGCTTCCCGGCTGA